A window of Ranitomeya variabilis isolate aRanVar5 chromosome 2, aRanVar5.hap1, whole genome shotgun sequence contains these coding sequences:
- the FBXO31 gene encoding F-box only protein 31 isoform X1 — protein MVWACLHLVWACPGLEWAARLSELPGMAVCARFCGVVHSGGRRQRQQPGEGGSETEPEDGGEAAEVLRVEVQPAPRGPRTLLQLPPEILVEIFSCLPGTELPPLALVCRKFRQILSTDTIWRRRCRQEYGVHENLRKLEVTGVSCQEVYVKRINPRVKSGRFMRILPDYEHMNYQDVYTCLLHQYRDILGLWQPDLGPYGGLLNVVVDGFFIIGWMYLPPHDPHVDEPMRLKPVFRIHLMEKKAATVECMYGPKGPHSGQIQLDKKNEFCTKCLQTDYHRMSGGRQEEFRTWLRDDLGRTLDDIFHEHMQELILMKFIYICQYDNCLTYRRIYHPPNRPDDLLRPGFFKGTYGSHGLEIVMLSFHGTLAKATKITGDPNVPAGQPTLEIDLTRPVRLPVLEHLRNIEELSRLIMDIHEQINRAQRLAGSEEEEAAAAGVQGEEPMQEESPPPKPKDRQVDVQGDVQPPEQQAFALPDEVLARNEDYPRSCKMCFFGTGLIAGHGFSSPERTPGLFILFDDDRFGFIWLELRSFSLYSRMRDRFQNSQPPSLEAFDEMLKAMQLWTT, from the exons ATGGTGTGGGCGTGTTTACATTTGGTGTGGGCGTGTCCAGGCCTGGAGTGGGCGGCCCGGCTGTCAGAGCTCCCGGGGATGGCGGTGTGTGCCCGCTTCTGCGGGGTCGTACACTCCGGGGGACGTCGGCAGAGGCAGCAGCCGGGAGAAGGAGGCAGCGAGACGGAGCCGGAGGACGGCGGGGAGGCGGCGGAGGTGCTGCGGGTGGAGGTGCAGCCGGCTCCCCGGGGACCCCGCACTCTGCTGCAGCTGCCTCCGGAGATCTTGGTGGAGATCTTCTCTTGCCTGCCCGGCACCGAGCTGCCGCCGCTCGCCCTGGTGTGCCGCAAGTTCCGCCAGATCCTCAGCACCGACACCATCTGGAGAAGACGCTGCAGGCAGG AATACGGCGTCCACGAAAACTTACGGAAACTGGAAGTCACCGGCGTCTCCTGCCAAGAAGTTTACGTGAAAC GTATTAATCCGAGGGTGAAATCCGGGCGTTTTATGAGAATCCTCCCCGACTATGAGCACATGAACTACCAGGATGTGTATACCTGCC TGCTGCACCAGTACCGGGACATCCTGGGTCTCTGGCAGCCCGACCTCGGCCCGTACGGAGGACTACTTAACGTGGTG GTAGACGGCTTCTTCATCATCGGCTGGATGTATCTCCCCCCTCACGACCCGCACGTGGACGAGCCCATGAGGCTGAAGCCCGTGTTCCGGATCCACCTGATGGAGAAGAAGGCGGCCACAGTGGAGTGCATGTACGGGCCCAAGGGGCCCCACAGCGGGCAGATCCAG ctggacaagaaaaacgaaTTCTGCACCAAATGTCTGCAGACGGACTACCACCGAATGTCCGGAGGGCGTCAGGAG GAATTCCGGACGTGGCTGCGAGACGACCTGGGCCGGACGCTGGACGACATCTTCCACGAGCACATGCAGGAGCTGATCCTCATGAAGTTCATCTACATCTGCCAGTATGA CAACTGCCTTACCTACCGGCGCATCTACCACCCCCCAAACCGACCCGACGACCTGCTGAGGCCCGGCTTCTTTAAGGGCACCTACGGGAGCCACGGCCTGGAGATCGTCATGCTCAGCTTCCATGGGACGCTTGCCAAAGCCACAAAAATCACA GGAGACCCCAATGTTCCCGCCGGGCAGCCTACGCTTGAAATCGACCTCACACGGCCGGTGCGGCTCCCAGTCCTGGAACATTTACGGAATATTGAGGAGTTGTCGCGGCTCATCATGGACATCCATGAGCAAATCAACAGAGCGCAGCGTCTGGCGGGCAGCGAAGAGGAGGAGGCAGCGGCGGCGGGCGTCCAGGGAGAGGAGCCGATGCAAGAAGAGTCGCCTCCCCCGAAACCCAAGGACAGACAGGTGGACGTGCAGGGCGACGTGCAGCCCCCCGAGCAGCAGGCCTTCGCTCTGCCAGACGAAGTGTTGGCAAGGAATGAAGATTACCCCCGAAGCTGCAAGATGTG tttctttGGGACGGGTCTGATAGCCGGCCATGGGTTCAGCAGCCCGGAGCGGACCCCCGGCCTCTTCATCCTCTTTGACGACGATCGCTTTGGCTTTATCTGGCTGGAGCTGCGGTCGTTCAGTTTGTACAGTCGGATGAGGGACAGATTTCAGAACTCGCAGCCGCCATCACTAGAGGCCTTCGACGAAATGCTGAAAGCTATGCAACTATGGACAACCTAG
- the FBXO31 gene encoding F-box only protein 31 isoform X2 encodes MVWACLHLVWACPGLEWAARLSELPGMAVCARFCGVVHSGGRRQRQQPGEGGSETEPEDGGEAAEVLRVEVQPAPRGPRTLLQLPPEILVEIFSCLPGTELPPLALVCRKFRQILSTDTIWRRRCRQEYGVHENLRKLEVTGVSCQEVYVKLLHQYRDILGLWQPDLGPYGGLLNVVVDGFFIIGWMYLPPHDPHVDEPMRLKPVFRIHLMEKKAATVECMYGPKGPHSGQIQLDKKNEFCTKCLQTDYHRMSGGRQEEFRTWLRDDLGRTLDDIFHEHMQELILMKFIYICQYDNCLTYRRIYHPPNRPDDLLRPGFFKGTYGSHGLEIVMLSFHGTLAKATKITGDPNVPAGQPTLEIDLTRPVRLPVLEHLRNIEELSRLIMDIHEQINRAQRLAGSEEEEAAAAGVQGEEPMQEESPPPKPKDRQVDVQGDVQPPEQQAFALPDEVLARNEDYPRSCKMCFFGTGLIAGHGFSSPERTPGLFILFDDDRFGFIWLELRSFSLYSRMRDRFQNSQPPSLEAFDEMLKAMQLWTT; translated from the exons ATGGTGTGGGCGTGTTTACATTTGGTGTGGGCGTGTCCAGGCCTGGAGTGGGCGGCCCGGCTGTCAGAGCTCCCGGGGATGGCGGTGTGTGCCCGCTTCTGCGGGGTCGTACACTCCGGGGGACGTCGGCAGAGGCAGCAGCCGGGAGAAGGAGGCAGCGAGACGGAGCCGGAGGACGGCGGGGAGGCGGCGGAGGTGCTGCGGGTGGAGGTGCAGCCGGCTCCCCGGGGACCCCGCACTCTGCTGCAGCTGCCTCCGGAGATCTTGGTGGAGATCTTCTCTTGCCTGCCCGGCACCGAGCTGCCGCCGCTCGCCCTGGTGTGCCGCAAGTTCCGCCAGATCCTCAGCACCGACACCATCTGGAGAAGACGCTGCAGGCAGG AATACGGCGTCCACGAAAACTTACGGAAACTGGAAGTCACCGGCGTCTCCTGCCAAGAAGTTTACGTGAAAC TGCTGCACCAGTACCGGGACATCCTGGGTCTCTGGCAGCCCGACCTCGGCCCGTACGGAGGACTACTTAACGTGGTG GTAGACGGCTTCTTCATCATCGGCTGGATGTATCTCCCCCCTCACGACCCGCACGTGGACGAGCCCATGAGGCTGAAGCCCGTGTTCCGGATCCACCTGATGGAGAAGAAGGCGGCCACAGTGGAGTGCATGTACGGGCCCAAGGGGCCCCACAGCGGGCAGATCCAG ctggacaagaaaaacgaaTTCTGCACCAAATGTCTGCAGACGGACTACCACCGAATGTCCGGAGGGCGTCAGGAG GAATTCCGGACGTGGCTGCGAGACGACCTGGGCCGGACGCTGGACGACATCTTCCACGAGCACATGCAGGAGCTGATCCTCATGAAGTTCATCTACATCTGCCAGTATGA CAACTGCCTTACCTACCGGCGCATCTACCACCCCCCAAACCGACCCGACGACCTGCTGAGGCCCGGCTTCTTTAAGGGCACCTACGGGAGCCACGGCCTGGAGATCGTCATGCTCAGCTTCCATGGGACGCTTGCCAAAGCCACAAAAATCACA GGAGACCCCAATGTTCCCGCCGGGCAGCCTACGCTTGAAATCGACCTCACACGGCCGGTGCGGCTCCCAGTCCTGGAACATTTACGGAATATTGAGGAGTTGTCGCGGCTCATCATGGACATCCATGAGCAAATCAACAGAGCGCAGCGTCTGGCGGGCAGCGAAGAGGAGGAGGCAGCGGCGGCGGGCGTCCAGGGAGAGGAGCCGATGCAAGAAGAGTCGCCTCCCCCGAAACCCAAGGACAGACAGGTGGACGTGCAGGGCGACGTGCAGCCCCCCGAGCAGCAGGCCTTCGCTCTGCCAGACGAAGTGTTGGCAAGGAATGAAGATTACCCCCGAAGCTGCAAGATGTG tttctttGGGACGGGTCTGATAGCCGGCCATGGGTTCAGCAGCCCGGAGCGGACCCCCGGCCTCTTCATCCTCTTTGACGACGATCGCTTTGGCTTTATCTGGCTGGAGCTGCGGTCGTTCAGTTTGTACAGTCGGATGAGGGACAGATTTCAGAACTCGCAGCCGCCATCACTAGAGGCCTTCGACGAAATGCTGAAAGCTATGCAACTATGGACAACCTAG
- the FBXO31 gene encoding F-box only protein 31 isoform X3: MYLPPHDPHVDEPMRLKPVFRIHLMEKKAATVECMYGPKGPHSGQIQLDKKNEFCTKCLQTDYHRMSGGRQEEFRTWLRDDLGRTLDDIFHEHMQELILMKFIYICQYDNCLTYRRIYHPPNRPDDLLRPGFFKGTYGSHGLEIVMLSFHGTLAKATKITGDPNVPAGQPTLEIDLTRPVRLPVLEHLRNIEELSRLIMDIHEQINRAQRLAGSEEEEAAAAGVQGEEPMQEESPPPKPKDRQVDVQGDVQPPEQQAFALPDEVLARNEDYPRSCKMCFFGTGLIAGHGFSSPERTPGLFILFDDDRFGFIWLELRSFSLYSRMRDRFQNSQPPSLEAFDEMLKAMQLWTT; the protein is encoded by the exons ATGTATCTCCCCCCTCACGACCCGCACGTGGACGAGCCCATGAGGCTGAAGCCCGTGTTCCGGATCCACCTGATGGAGAAGAAGGCGGCCACAGTGGAGTGCATGTACGGGCCCAAGGGGCCCCACAGCGGGCAGATCCAG ctggacaagaaaaacgaaTTCTGCACCAAATGTCTGCAGACGGACTACCACCGAATGTCCGGAGGGCGTCAGGAG GAATTCCGGACGTGGCTGCGAGACGACCTGGGCCGGACGCTGGACGACATCTTCCACGAGCACATGCAGGAGCTGATCCTCATGAAGTTCATCTACATCTGCCAGTATGA CAACTGCCTTACCTACCGGCGCATCTACCACCCCCCAAACCGACCCGACGACCTGCTGAGGCCCGGCTTCTTTAAGGGCACCTACGGGAGCCACGGCCTGGAGATCGTCATGCTCAGCTTCCATGGGACGCTTGCCAAAGCCACAAAAATCACA GGAGACCCCAATGTTCCCGCCGGGCAGCCTACGCTTGAAATCGACCTCACACGGCCGGTGCGGCTCCCAGTCCTGGAACATTTACGGAATATTGAGGAGTTGTCGCGGCTCATCATGGACATCCATGAGCAAATCAACAGAGCGCAGCGTCTGGCGGGCAGCGAAGAGGAGGAGGCAGCGGCGGCGGGCGTCCAGGGAGAGGAGCCGATGCAAGAAGAGTCGCCTCCCCCGAAACCCAAGGACAGACAGGTGGACGTGCAGGGCGACGTGCAGCCCCCCGAGCAGCAGGCCTTCGCTCTGCCAGACGAAGTGTTGGCAAGGAATGAAGATTACCCCCGAAGCTGCAAGATGTG tttctttGGGACGGGTCTGATAGCCGGCCATGGGTTCAGCAGCCCGGAGCGGACCCCCGGCCTCTTCATCCTCTTTGACGACGATCGCTTTGGCTTTATCTGGCTGGAGCTGCGGTCGTTCAGTTTGTACAGTCGGATGAGGGACAGATTTCAGAACTCGCAGCCGCCATCACTAGAGGCCTTCGACGAAATGCTGAAAGCTATGCAACTATGGACAACCTAG